The following proteins come from a genomic window of Polaribacter dokdonensis:
- a CDS encoding magnesium chelatase, with the protein MNLENIKTLGELRKTGYESKSIKDELRENLISKMMSNETVFKGVHGYENTVIPELERAILSKHNINLLGLRGQAKTRLARLMVNLLDEYIPVVEGSEINDDPLNPISRFAIELINEKGDDTPIFWLHRNDRFAEKLATPDVTVADIIGDVDPIKAANLKLSYADDRVIHYGMIPRANRCIFVINELPDLQARIQVALFNILQEGDIQIRGFKLRLPLDMQFVFTANPEDYTNRGSIVTPLKDRIGSQILTHYPEDIETAKTITQQEANKVASQKEFIQVPELAKDLLEQIVFEARDSEYIDAKSGVSARLSISAFENLLSTAERRAILSGDSETMIRLNDFDGIIPAITGKVELVYEGEQEGAQVVAETLIKRAIKTLFPTYFPEIKKLEKQNEETPYDDIISWFFNADEDFELLDDYSEEAYKKELDKINPLDDFLNQHQPNMNKNDAYFVKEFVLWALVEFKKLSKYRFAEGTQFKDPYGSFINGL; encoded by the coding sequence ATGAATTTAGAAAATATTAAAACATTAGGAGAGTTAAGAAAAACAGGTTACGAATCTAAATCTATTAAAGATGAATTAAGAGAGAACTTGATTAGTAAAATGATGAGTAATGAAACTGTTTTTAAAGGAGTTCATGGTTATGAAAATACGGTTATACCAGAATTAGAAAGAGCAATTTTAAGCAAACACAACATTAATTTACTAGGTTTAAGAGGGCAAGCAAAAACTCGTTTAGCAAGGTTGATGGTAAATTTATTAGATGAATACATACCAGTTGTGGAAGGTTCTGAAATTAACGATGATCCTTTAAACCCAATTTCTAGATTTGCTATTGAATTGATTAATGAGAAAGGAGATGATACACCTATCTTTTGGTTACATAGAAATGATCGATTTGCAGAAAAATTGGCAACTCCAGATGTTACTGTAGCAGACATTATAGGTGATGTAGATCCTATAAAAGCAGCCAATTTAAAATTAAGTTATGCAGATGATAGAGTTATTCATTATGGAATGATTCCTAGAGCAAACAGATGTATTTTTGTAATTAATGAATTACCAGATTTACAAGCCAGAATTCAAGTGGCTTTGTTTAATATTTTACAAGAGGGTGATATTCAAATTAGAGGTTTTAAATTAAGATTACCTTTAGATATGCAGTTTGTGTTTACAGCAAATCCTGAAGATTACACTAATAGAGGTAGTATTGTTACGCCTTTAAAAGATAGAATTGGTTCACAGATTTTAACTCATTATCCAGAAGATATTGAAACTGCAAAAACCATTACACAGCAAGAAGCAAATAAAGTAGCTTCTCAAAAAGAATTTATTCAAGTTCCAGAATTGGCAAAAGACTTGTTAGAACAAATTGTATTCGAAGCAAGAGATAGCGAATATATTGATGCGAAAAGTGGTGTAAGTGCACGTTTAAGTATTTCTGCTTTCGAGAATTTATTAAGCACTGCAGAAAGAAGAGCCATTTTATCTGGAGATTCAGAAACCATGATTCGTTTAAATGATTTTGATGGCATTATACCAGCAATTACAGGTAAAGTAGAATTGGTTTACGAAGGTGAGCAAGAAGGTGCACAAGTTGTTGCAGAAACTTTAATTAAAAGAGCTATTAAGACGCTTTTTCCTACTTACTTTCCTGAAATTAAAAAGTTAGAAAAGCAGAATGAAGAAACGCCTTATGATGATATTATTTCATGGTTTTTTAATGCTGATGAAGATTTTGAGCTATTAGATGATTATTCTGAAGAAGCCTACAAAAAGGAGTTAGATAAAATAAATCCATTAGATGATTTTCTAAACCAACATCAACCTAACATGAATAAGAATGACGCTTATTTTGTAAAAGAGTTTGTGCTTTGGGCTTTAGTAGAATTTAAAAAGTTGAGTAAATATAGATTTGCAGAGGGTACACAGTTTAAAGATCCTTATGGAAGTTTTATAAATGGATTGTAA
- a CDS encoding YdeI/OmpD-associated family protein: MKELQTAPFTLNLVDTYNIYIPYDIYEPFANQKMSRVQVEINNNETKINFYAAVKRDKNSGDFKMMFSKQKQKELNLTLGDSFTIQLFEDTSKYGVDVPEELEEVFLTDFEAYQIFETLTKGKQRSIIYGVKRFKTSQLKIDKALILCENLRRRNFDPMKIFKLD, encoded by the coding sequence ATGAAAGAATTACAAACAGCACCTTTTACTTTAAATCTAGTAGACACCTACAACATCTATATTCCTTATGATATTTATGAGCCTTTTGCCAATCAGAAAATGAGTAGAGTTCAAGTAGAGATTAATAATAATGAAACCAAAATAAACTTTTATGCTGCTGTAAAAAGAGATAAAAATTCTGGCGATTTTAAAATGATGTTCAGTAAACAGAAACAAAAAGAACTAAATTTAACCTTGGGTGATTCTTTTACCATTCAATTATTTGAAGACACTTCTAAATATGGTGTAGATGTTCCTGAAGAGTTAGAAGAAGTTTTTTTAACGGATTTTGAAGCTTATCAGATATTTGAAACACTAACAAAAGGTAAACAAAGAAGCATTATTTATGGAGTAAAAAGATTCAAAACAAGTCAGCTAAAGATAGATAAAGCTCTAATTCTTTGTGAGAATCTTAGAAGAAGAAATTTTGACCCTATGAAAATTTTTAAATTAGATTAA
- a CDS encoding zinc-dependent metalloprotease, giving the protein MKVNHLHNFRILCSFLMVFGILGVQNTNAQFWKKKKKEVKKEAPAKKTPPKKKGKTIKSLTKSSKKIEGLFTIYQDTVTGSVKLLVKKDQLNKDFIYFSQIANGVTEANAYRGSYNGSSVFHVTKYFNRLEFMAPNTSFYFDENNALSKSSEANISDAVIASGKLLASDDEKGEYLIDANGLFLSETFTRIKQPRFPGQSPFAFSLGRFDKSKSKINEIKNYPENTNVKTEYVYSNPNVINGGSAAVTDGRSVSIKVFHTFMNMPEDGYEPRMDDARVGYFLTETNDMTTTETVNYRDMIHRWRLVKKNPEAAISDPVTPITWWMEKSTPVEWRETIKEGVLAWNEAFEKAGFNNAMVVKMQPDDATWDAGDVRYNVLRWTSSPNPPFGGYGPSFVNPRTGEILGADIMLEYVHFTNRVFADKLYNDAAANMHLETSAELRAKKFLANNNLLFCSAGHVMHENLQLGTAVLQASGASALDMEGIKKEGMKSLIMHEVGHTLGLNHNMKASQVYTPAQLADADFIKGKALTGSVMDYAGINITNDRSKQGQYYDMAVGPYDIWAIQFGYTPFKSASERDALLERSTEPELIFGNDADDMRSPGKAIDPRVMIGDLSNDQITYSINRFELVNDMMKNLKSQFTKEGETYENLRRAYYTLHNQTRIAGGVVSRFIGGVYVDRSTYGQEGGSQPYTPVSKEDQKRAMDALDKYIFAPDAFSTPNEVYNYLARQRRGYNFFGGPEDPKIHEQVLGYQTSVLAHIMHPNTLQRLSNSELYGNEYKLSAFMTDLNNMMFKPDIYGSVNSFRQNLQAVYTKRLIGMLTGRASSRFSVASKSMAIYNLNTIKGWVSNGKGDVATRAHKNHLKTLITNAMKEIK; this is encoded by the coding sequence ATGAAAGTAAACCACTTACACAATTTTAGAATTCTGTGTTCATTTTTAATGGTGTTTGGAATTCTTGGAGTTCAAAATACAAATGCGCAGTTTTGGAAAAAGAAAAAAAAGGAAGTTAAAAAAGAGGCTCCTGCCAAAAAAACTCCACCAAAAAAGAAAGGTAAAACTATAAAATCACTTACAAAAAGTAGTAAAAAAATAGAGGGATTATTTACCATTTATCAAGATACAGTTACTGGTTCTGTAAAATTATTGGTAAAGAAAGATCAACTAAACAAAGACTTTATTTACTTCTCACAAATTGCAAACGGAGTAACTGAAGCAAATGCTTACAGAGGTTCTTACAATGGTTCTAGTGTATTTCATGTAACGAAATATTTTAATCGTTTAGAATTTATGGCACCAAACACTTCTTTCTATTTTGACGAAAATAACGCGTTATCTAAATCATCAGAAGCAAATATTAGCGATGCTGTAATAGCAAGTGGAAAACTATTAGCCTCAGATGATGAAAAAGGTGAGTATTTAATTGATGCAAATGGTCTGTTTTTATCAGAAACTTTTACAAGAATTAAACAACCTAGATTTCCTGGTCAGTCTCCTTTTGCTTTTAGCTTAGGACGATTTGATAAATCGAAATCTAAAATAAATGAAATTAAAAACTATCCAGAAAACACAAATGTTAAAACTGAGTATGTTTATAGTAATCCAAATGTAATTAATGGTGGTTCTGCTGCTGTAACAGATGGTAGAAGTGTATCTATTAAAGTATTTCATACGTTCATGAATATGCCAGAAGATGGTTATGAACCAAGAATGGATGATGCAAGGGTTGGTTACTTTCTTACTGAAACTAATGATATGACAACTACTGAAACTGTAAATTATAGAGATATGATTCACAGATGGAGGTTGGTTAAGAAAAACCCAGAAGCAGCAATTTCCGATCCAGTTACACCAATTACATGGTGGATGGAAAAATCTACACCTGTAGAATGGAGAGAAACTATTAAAGAAGGAGTTCTAGCTTGGAATGAAGCTTTTGAAAAAGCTGGATTTAATAATGCAATGGTTGTAAAAATGCAACCAGATGATGCTACTTGGGATGCAGGAGATGTAAGATATAACGTTTTACGATGGACCTCTTCTCCTAACCCACCTTTTGGTGGTTATGGACCAAGTTTTGTTAACCCAAGAACAGGAGAAATCTTAGGGGCAGATATTATGTTAGAATATGTACACTTTACAAACAGAGTATTTGCAGACAAATTATATAATGATGCAGCAGCAAACATGCATTTAGAAACTTCTGCAGAATTAAGAGCTAAAAAGTTCTTAGCTAATAACAACTTGTTATTTTGTTCAGCAGGCCATGTAATGCACGAAAATTTACAATTAGGAACTGCTGTGCTACAAGCATCAGGTGCATCTGCATTAGATATGGAAGGCATTAAGAAAGAAGGTATGAAATCTTTAATTATGCACGAAGTTGGGCATACATTAGGTTTAAATCATAATATGAAAGCAAGTCAGGTTTATACACCTGCTCAATTAGCAGATGCTGATTTTATTAAAGGAAAAGCACTTACAGGTTCTGTTATGGATTATGCAGGAATTAATATCACTAATGATAGAAGTAAACAAGGCCAATATTATGACATGGCAGTAGGTCCTTATGATATTTGGGCAATACAGTTTGGATACACTCCTTTTAAAAGTGCTTCTGAAAGAGATGCTTTATTAGAAAGATCTACTGAACCAGAATTAATTTTTGGTAATGATGCAGATGACATGCGTTCTCCAGGAAAAGCAATAGATCCAAGAGTAATGATTGGAGATTTATCTAATGATCAAATAACCTATTCTATCAATAGATTTGAATTGGTAAATGATATGATGAAAAATCTAAAAAGTCAGTTTACCAAAGAAGGTGAAACTTATGAAAACTTAAGAAGAGCCTATTATACATTACACAACCAAACAAGAATTGCTGGTGGAGTTGTATCTCGATTTATTGGTGGTGTCTATGTAGATAGATCTACTTATGGTCAAGAAGGAGGCTCACAACCTTATACACCTGTTTCTAAAGAAGATCAAAAAAGAGCTATGGATGCTTTAGATAAATACATTTTTGCTCCAGATGCATTTAGTACTCCAAATGAAGTATATAATTATTTAGCAAGACAAAGAAGAGGCTACAATTTCTTTGGAGGACCAGAAGACCCTAAAATTCATGAACAAGTATTAGGATATCAAACAAGTGTTTTAGCACATATAATGCACCCAAATACGCTACAAAGATTATCTAATTCTGAATTATATGGAAATGAATATAAGCTATCTGCATTTATGACAGATTTAAACAACATGATGTTTAAACCAGATATTTATGGAAGTGTAAATTCTTTCCGTCAAAACTTACAAGCTGTATATACAAAGCGTTTGATTGGTATGTTAACAGGTAGAGCAAGTTCTCGTTTTTCTGTAGCTTCAAAATCTATGGCTATTTACAACCTAAATACTATTAAAGGTTGGGTTAGTAATGGTAAAGGTGATGTTGCTACAAGAGCACATAAAAATCATCTAAAAACATTGATTACAAATGCAATGAAAGAAATAAAATAA
- a CDS encoding vWA domain-containing protein, with the protein MKENTKRKGFVFKTYEADKQSPFEKLFEIFKELITHTSGDFDEAIDWLRSLDKEYNLTDENYTIDDFIEDLKKKGYIKEEIKGDGTGGTKITSKTERAIRQQALNHIFGKIKRSGSGNHKSKSPGIGDEHTGDFRAYQFGDNLDKVSMTESIRNAQINNGIGDFTLSENDLVVEETMHKSQMSTVLMIDISHSMILYGEDRITPAKKVAMALAELITTRYPKDTLDILVFGNDAWTIKIKDLPYLQVGPYHTNTVAGLQLAMDLLRRKKNTNKQIFMITDGKPSCLRLPDGQYYKNSNGLDKYIVNKCYAMAQQARKLHIPITTFMIAQDPYLMQFVKAFTQANQGKAFYTGLKGLGEMIFEDYETNRKKRIRG; encoded by the coding sequence ATGAAAGAAAATACTAAAAGAAAAGGTTTTGTTTTTAAAACTTATGAAGCAGATAAGCAATCTCCTTTCGAAAAACTTTTTGAAATCTTTAAAGAGCTAATAACTCATACTTCAGGTGACTTTGATGAAGCCATAGATTGGTTGCGTTCTTTAGATAAAGAATACAATCTTACAGATGAAAATTACACCATTGATGATTTTATTGAAGATTTAAAGAAGAAGGGTTACATAAAAGAAGAAATTAAAGGAGATGGAACTGGAGGAACAAAAATTACTTCTAAAACTGAAAGAGCAATTCGTCAGCAGGCGCTAAATCATATTTTTGGTAAAATAAAAAGAAGTGGTTCTGGTAATCATAAAAGTAAATCTCCAGGAATAGGTGATGAACATACAGGAGATTTTAGAGCGTATCAATTTGGAGATAATTTAGATAAAGTTTCTATGACAGAAAGCATAAGAAACGCTCAAATAAATAATGGAATAGGAGACTTTACTTTATCTGAAAATGATTTGGTTGTTGAAGAAACCATGCATAAAAGTCAAATGAGTACTGTGTTAATGATAGATATTAGCCATTCTATGATTTTGTATGGTGAAGATAGAATTACACCAGCCAAAAAAGTGGCAATGGCTTTGGCTGAATTAATTACCACTCGCTATCCAAAAGATACTTTAGATATTTTGGTTTTTGGTAATGATGCTTGGACCATCAAAATAAAAGATTTACCTTATTTACAAGTAGGGCCTTATCATACAAACACAGTTGCTGGTTTACAATTAGCAATGGATTTATTAAGAAGAAAGAAAAATACCAATAAACAGATATTTATGATTACTGATGGTAAACCAAGTTGTTTACGTTTACCTGATGGTCAATATTATAAAAATAGTAATGGCCTAGATAAATACATTGTAAATAAATGTTATGCAATGGCTCAACAAGCTAGAAAATTACATATACCTATTACTACTTTTATGATTGCACAAGACCCTTATTTAATGCAATTTGTAAAAGCATTTACACAGGCAAATCAAGGAAAAGCATTTTACACAGGACTTAAAGGTCTTGGAGAAATGATTTTTGAAGATTATGAAACAAACAGAAAAAAAAGAATTAGAGGATAG
- a CDS encoding LytR/AlgR family response regulator transcription factor yields MKKVIIVDDEKAGRKLIKEYLSNFPALILLGEANNGVDAVKMINEFKPDLVFLDIQMPGLTGFDVLKHLEELPQIIFSTAYDQYALKAFEVHAVDYLLKPYTQERFKVAVEKVTSNIADNKAKELTNSLLMDAEKYPQKILVQAKNKLVTISVKDIIRIEAYGDYSKIITEEKTFISNYGISQLEQKLDEAIFLRVHRSSIINIDKIEELNKYGKSYDVTMQNKDIVRVSRGYMETIKKLMY; encoded by the coding sequence ATGAAGAAAGTAATTATCGTTGATGATGAAAAAGCAGGTAGAAAACTTATTAAAGAGTATCTAAGCAACTTTCCTGCATTAATTTTATTAGGAGAAGCGAACAATGGAGTAGATGCTGTTAAAATGATTAATGAGTTTAAACCAGATTTGGTTTTTTTAGATATTCAGATGCCAGGTTTAACTGGTTTTGATGTATTGAAACATTTAGAAGAATTACCTCAAATTATTTTTTCTACGGCTTATGATCAATATGCATTAAAGGCTTTTGAAGTGCATGCAGTAGATTATTTGTTAAAGCCATATACACAAGAACGTTTTAAAGTTGCTGTAGAAAAAGTAACTTCTAATATTGCAGATAATAAAGCTAAAGAATTAACCAATAGTTTGTTGATGGATGCAGAAAAATATCCTCAGAAAATATTGGTACAAGCTAAAAACAAATTGGTAACCATTTCTGTAAAAGATATTATAAGAATTGAAGCTTATGGAGATTATTCTAAAATTATTACTGAAGAAAAAACATTTATTAGTAATTATGGAATTTCTCAATTAGAACAAAAGTTAGATGAAGCTATATTTTTAAGAGTGCATAGATCATCAATTATTAATATTGATAAGATAGAGGAACTTAATAAATATGGCAAAAGTTACGATGTTACTATGCAGAATAAAGATATTGTAAGAGTAAGCAGAGGTTATATGGAAACTATTAAGAAATTAATGTATTAA
- a CDS encoding TonB-dependent receptor domain-containing protein, with amino-acid sequence MKHILTFLLASFISIQCFAQYRISGKITDEQNKTLNAVAISLYTTDEAKFVKASVSNSKGIFTINSIEEGSYYLLLNSLGFKEHKTKNFQLISDKNFKTIQLTIASEELDEIVIKTEKPMIQVLADKTVFNVQNTINAAGDTGFDLLRKAPGIVIDNNDNVIVEGKNGVLFYIDGKPSVLRGEDLVNFLKTLQSSDIESVEIITQPSSKYDAEGNAGIVNIILKRDKTIGTNGSLTSGYNQGDYARFNNALSFNNRNKKTSLYGNISNGTGTGFSFLNLYRIQNNTIFDAKTETIYDYNNTSTRFGFDFYPNKKSTFGIILSANFSDSFSDSDSRTPITPQNRQNPNNVLVAGSDTDNNVYNLYSNLNYKYDNKKGTIFNFDIDFGKYSRENFNLQPNTYFNGDETQVLSQSTFYIVSPTTINLFSTKVDYEQNFLKAKLSFGAKIAKVNTVNDFDFFNRENGNDNLDNSRSNEFDYDEIVTAAYINFNKKIKKFNFQFGLRAENTNSKGTLTSTQASNNDIVERNYTDFFPSAGITFQPNQTNSFALNYSTRIQRPNYQNLNPFENRIDELSFRKGNPFLQPQYTNNLKLSHTYKYRLTTSLSYSFIKDFFAQITEAGQNNQNFINVRNVANQKVINLGISYPSKFTNWWSYYISLNASRSIYEATNPDFIGISQNSLSLYAQNTFNLPKDIRFEVSGWYNSPSIWGGTYRTNSLGSLNLALQKKFLKDKLNARIGVDDVLFTSPWSGTTQFGDLFIDGSGGSDSRQFKINLTYNFGRSEVKKARNRKTGIEDEKGRIE; translated from the coding sequence ATGAAACACATTTTAACTTTTTTATTAGCTTCTTTTATTTCTATCCAATGTTTTGCTCAATATAGAATTTCTGGTAAAATAACAGATGAACAAAATAAAACATTAAATGCAGTTGCTATTTCTTTATATACAACTGACGAAGCAAAATTTGTAAAAGCTTCTGTTTCTAATTCTAAGGGAATTTTCACTATTAATTCAATTGAAGAAGGATCTTACTATCTATTACTTAATAGCTTAGGTTTTAAAGAACACAAAACCAAAAACTTCCAATTAATTAGTGATAAAAATTTTAAAACCATTCAGTTAACCATTGCCTCTGAAGAGTTAGATGAAATTGTAATTAAAACAGAAAAACCAATGATTCAAGTATTGGCAGATAAAACTGTTTTTAACGTACAAAATACTATAAATGCTGCAGGAGATACTGGTTTTGATTTGCTTAGAAAAGCACCTGGAATTGTAATTGATAATAATGATAATGTAATTGTAGAAGGTAAAAACGGTGTGCTTTTTTATATTGATGGTAAACCTTCAGTTTTAAGAGGAGAAGATTTAGTCAACTTTTTAAAAACACTACAATCTTCAGACATAGAATCTGTAGAAATTATTACTCAGCCTTCTTCTAAATACGATGCAGAAGGTAATGCTGGTATAGTAAATATTATTTTAAAAAGAGACAAAACTATTGGTACAAATGGTAGTTTAACAAGTGGTTATAATCAAGGTGATTATGCCAGATTTAACAATGCATTATCTTTTAATAATAGAAATAAGAAAACTAGTTTATATGGTAACATTAGCAATGGAACTGGTACTGGATTTAGTTTTTTAAACCTGTATCGTATTCAGAATAACACCATTTTTGATGCGAAAACTGAAACTATATATGATTACAACAACACTAGTACACGATTTGGATTCGACTTTTATCCTAATAAAAAATCAACATTTGGTATCATACTTTCTGCAAATTTTAGCGATTCTTTTTCAGACTCAGATTCAAGAACACCTATAACGCCTCAAAATCGACAAAACCCAAACAATGTGCTTGTTGCAGGAAGTGATACTGATAATAATGTATACAATTTGTATAGCAACCTCAACTATAAGTATGATAACAAAAAAGGAACTATATTTAATTTTGATATTGATTTTGGAAAGTATAGTAGAGAGAATTTTAACCTTCAGCCCAATACTTATTTTAATGGAGATGAAACTCAGGTTTTAAGTCAAAGTACTTTTTATATAGTTTCACCAACCACCATAAATCTCTTTTCTACAAAAGTAGATTATGAGCAAAACTTCTTAAAAGCTAAATTGAGTTTTGGAGCAAAAATCGCCAAAGTAAACACAGTTAATGATTTCGATTTTTTTAATAGAGAAAATGGAAATGATAATCTAGATAATTCTAGATCTAATGAATTTGATTATGATGAAATTGTAACAGCTGCCTACATTAACTTTAACAAAAAGATTAAAAAGTTTAATTTTCAATTTGGTTTACGTGCAGAAAACACCAACTCTAAAGGCACATTAACAAGCACGCAAGCTAGCAATAATGATATTGTAGAAAGAAATTATACCGATTTTTTTCCTAGTGCAGGTATTACCTTTCAGCCAAATCAAACTAATTCATTTGCACTAAACTATAGTACGCGAATTCAAAGACCAAATTATCAAAACTTAAATCCTTTTGAAAATAGAATTGATGAACTTTCTTTTAGAAAAGGAAACCCATTCTTACAGCCTCAATACACTAATAATTTAAAATTGTCTCATACTTATAAGTATAGATTAACCACTTCTTTAAGCTATAGTTTTATCAAAGACTTTTTTGCGCAAATAACAGAAGCTGGACAGAATAATCAAAACTTTATAAATGTTAGAAATGTAGCAAATCAAAAAGTAATTAATTTAGGCATTTCTTATCCTTCTAAATTTACAAATTGGTGGAGCTATTACATAAGTTTAAATGCTTCTAGAAGTATTTACGAAGCCACAAATCCAGATTTTATTGGTATTTCTCAAAACTCTTTAAGCTTGTATGCTCAGAATACATTTAATCTACCTAAAGACATTCGTTTTGAAGTTTCAGGTTGGTACAATTCTCCATCAATTTGGGGTGGAACCTATAGAACTAACAGTCTTGGCTCATTAAATTTAGCATTACAAAAGAAGTTTTTAAAAGATAAATTAAATGCGAGAATTGGTGTAGATGATGTGCTATTTACATCTCCCTGGAGTGGAACAACACAGTTTGGAGATTTATTTATAGATGGTTCAGGAGGAAGTGATAGCAGACAATTCAAAATTAATTTGACCTATAATTTCGGAAGAAGTGAAGTTAAAAAAGCTAGAAATAGAAAAACAGGAATAGAAGACGAAAAAGGTAGAATAGAATAA
- a CDS encoding sensor histidine kinase, with protein sequence MKNIKRKEVVIIFLFYLFFSFLYRIVLWFNIGSYAKEGFWGWINLRDYWYMAGMQYAFYFLSSICIWFLVVKLLKNKTSSLQMIFIFLLVPITVYFVREWRYDFLDSIGIFHLTGTGSVWDWYIPTLFMWVQFGVFFAYKYFIDNQKKIKLEGELKQIALKSELSALKAQLNPHFLYNVFNTISASVPAENEKTRSLIAELSDLFRYQLKASQVEKVALKEELEFVKKYLQLEKERFEDRLKISFDVDDAILQEKVPPMLLQPLVENSIKHGIASLIEGGEISIKIQKKEDKLIFEIADTGIGVKDKNAVFEKGIGLTNTKLRLEKMYNSVLTLEDNLPKGLKISFEI encoded by the coding sequence ATGAAAAACATTAAAAGAAAAGAAGTTGTAATTATATTCTTATTCTATCTATTTTTTTCTTTTCTGTATAGAATTGTTTTGTGGTTTAATATAGGTTCATATGCTAAAGAAGGTTTTTGGGGTTGGATAAACCTTAGAGATTATTGGTACATGGCTGGTATGCAATATGCATTCTACTTTTTATCTTCTATTTGTATTTGGTTTTTGGTAGTAAAACTGCTTAAAAATAAAACCAGTTCTTTACAAATGATATTTATTTTTCTACTTGTACCAATAACAGTGTATTTTGTAAGAGAATGGAGATATGATTTTTTAGATTCTATAGGCATTTTTCATTTAACAGGTACAGGTTCTGTTTGGGATTGGTACATACCAACTCTATTTATGTGGGTGCAATTTGGTGTCTTTTTCGCTTATAAATATTTTATAGACAACCAAAAGAAAATTAAATTAGAAGGCGAGTTAAAACAGATTGCTTTAAAGAGTGAATTATCTGCATTAAAAGCACAACTTAATCCGCATTTTTTATATAACGTTTTTAATACTATAAGTGCCTCTGTTCCTGCAGAAAACGAAAAAACTAGAAGCTTAATAGCTGAGTTGTCAGACTTGTTTCGCTATCAATTAAAAGCCAGTCAAGTAGAAAAAGTGGCTTTAAAAGAAGAGCTAGAGTTTGTAAAAAAATATTTGCAATTAGAGAAAGAGCGTTTTGAAGATCGATTAAAAATAAGTTTTGATGTAGATGATGCAATTCTACAAGAAAAAGTACCACCAATGTTGTTGCAGCCTTTGGTAGAAAACTCGATTAAACATGGGATTGCAAGTTTAATTGAAGGAGGAGAAATTAGCATCAAAATTCAGAAAAAAGAGGATAAATTAATTTTTGAAATTGCAGATACAGGCATAGGTGTAAAAGATAAAAATGCTGTTTTCGAAAAGGGGATAGGGTTAACAAATACCAAACTAAGGTTAGAAAAAATGTACAATAGTGTGCTAACCTTAGAAGATAATTTGCCTAAAGGATTAAAAATAAGTTTCGAGATATGA
- a CDS encoding M23 family metallopeptidase has translation MRFSCFILIILFASCTQSQQKSKPKYIKFVEKNDSILVLVKNPVLGFSFLKIKNLEEKTERYLDFTKPDSIKLLSFEKAKVDTVSILKKYEFSLYYGTSNLKRYDTLFNYGLPFLKGKRYKILQGQNTNFTHKGSFSRYAIDFKMNIGQTVCAIRDGLVVNVKENSNKGGRNRRYLKDANYVVLAHNDGTFSQYVHLKKNGAIVEIGDTVKKGEPIGYSGNTGMSTEPHLHFAVYKPTTNGFVSIPFILNTYPSSKYRKGRYARNKN, from the coding sequence GTGCGATTTAGTTGTTTTATTTTAATAATTCTATTCGCCTCTTGTACTCAAAGTCAGCAAAAGTCAAAACCAAAGTACATCAAGTTTGTAGAAAAAAATGATTCTATATTAGTACTCGTTAAAAATCCAGTACTTGGGTTTTCTTTTCTAAAAATTAAAAATTTAGAAGAAAAAACAGAACGTTATCTCGATTTTACCAAACCAGATTCTATAAAGTTATTAAGTTTTGAAAAGGCTAAAGTAGATACAGTATCCATTTTAAAAAAATATGAGTTCAGTTTATATTATGGAACTTCTAATTTAAAAAGATATGATACTCTATTTAACTATGGGCTACCCTTTTTAAAAGGAAAACGTTATAAAATCTTACAAGGACAGAATACAAATTTTACACATAAAGGAAGTTTCTCTAGATATGCCATAGATTTTAAGATGAATATTGGTCAAACAGTTTGTGCAATTAGAGATGGTTTGGTTGTTAATGTAAAAGAGAATTCTAACAAAGGTGGTAGAAATAGAAGATACCTAAAAGATGCCAATTATGTTGTTTTAGCTCATAATGATGGAACATTTTCACAATATGTTCACCTTAAAAAAAATGGAGCAATTGTAGAAATAGGAGATACAGTTAAAAAGGGCGAACCTATTGGTTATTCTGGAAATACAGGAATGAGCACAGAGCCCCATTTGCATTTTGCTGTATATAAACCTACAACTAACGGCTTTGTATCTATACCTTTTATCTTAAATACTTATCCTTCTTCCAAATATAGAAAAGGAAGATATGCTAGAAATAAAAATTAA